In Streptomyces sp. P3, one DNA window encodes the following:
- a CDS encoding glycoside hydrolase family 3 C-terminal domain-containing protein, which yields MTAHTPPTPPFRDPRLPFAKRIDDLLSRLTLDEKVSFLHQFAPAVERLGVEAFRTGQEALHGVAWMGPATVFPQAVGLGATWNTDLVRRVGEAVSKEVRAMRALDERVGLNVWAPTVNLLRHPLWGRNEEGYSEDPKLTSAIATAYTHGLRGDHPTYWRTAPVLKHWLAHNNETDRALTSSSVRPRVLHEYDLRAFRDTVEAGAVAGVMPAYNLVNGRPNHVSPYLREQLRAWTDEDLMVCSDAGAPSNLVDSEHYFDTHEEATAASLLAGVDSFTDHGTDGSKIVARVRGALEQGLLTEADVDTAVRRQLSVRFRLGEFDPHDDPHAGTGEFDTPAHRALAGKAAEQAVVLLRNDGVLPLAADTRIAVVGLLADECKVDWYSGTPIHRSTPLEGLYERFGAERVEFAEGVDRVLLKTSAGAFLKVPATPEACDEVRGAEGALDPALLAGRTDLPPLTADAEGTELALVDWGEGVLTLRAPDGRYLSVAEDGLLRASADQPGGWIVQETFRLEPHGNGHLLLHLGTGRHVCVAADDVRVAGPDAETGGSPEVFELIVVESGESAVTRITAGADVVVVVAGNDPHINGRETEDRTTLRLPAHQERLLAAARAAQARTVLVLVSAYPYAFEPGPLSAALWTAHGGQAAGAALARVLAGDVSPAGRLPQTWYADDADLPDLLDYDVIGARQTYLYFEGAALFPFGHGLSYASFAYTDLAVRVRDGRAHVACTLTNTGDMTADEVVQLYARAVDPSVVRPRRELLDCRRITLVPGASTDVAFDVPLSAFAFWDVARGGPRLEPGPYELLVGASSEDVRLRATAVLDGEPTAPRAVRADGLAAADFDEQGGTEIVDRTKESGDAVTPVDGGAGELLYRACDFGAGADTPGVTAVTVTASGRGTVELSLDGGPVLATVALGTPTPGPYAYVTVDAPFVADGVRDLRLGLRGPLRLAHVGFSG from the coding sequence GTGACCGCACACACGCCGCCCACGCCGCCTTTCCGCGATCCGCGGCTGCCGTTCGCGAAGCGCATCGACGACCTGCTGTCCCGGCTGACCCTGGACGAGAAGGTCTCCTTCCTGCACCAGTTCGCCCCGGCCGTCGAGCGGCTCGGCGTCGAGGCGTTCCGCACCGGCCAGGAGGCGCTGCACGGCGTCGCGTGGATGGGCCCGGCGACGGTGTTCCCGCAGGCCGTCGGGTTGGGAGCGACCTGGAACACCGATCTGGTACGGCGGGTCGGCGAGGCGGTGTCCAAGGAGGTACGGGCGATGCGCGCCCTCGACGAGCGCGTCGGGCTGAACGTCTGGGCCCCCACCGTCAACCTGCTGCGCCACCCCCTGTGGGGCCGCAACGAGGAGGGCTACTCGGAGGACCCGAAGCTGACGTCCGCCATCGCCACCGCGTACACCCACGGCCTGCGCGGAGACCACCCGACGTACTGGCGCACGGCCCCCGTCCTCAAGCACTGGCTCGCGCACAACAACGAGACGGACCGCGCCCTCACCTCGTCGTCGGTGCGTCCCCGGGTGCTCCACGAGTACGATCTGCGCGCCTTCCGCGACACCGTCGAGGCGGGCGCGGTGGCGGGCGTGATGCCCGCGTACAACCTGGTCAACGGCCGCCCCAACCACGTCTCGCCGTATCTGCGCGAGCAGCTGCGGGCCTGGACCGACGAGGACCTGATGGTCTGCTCCGACGCGGGCGCGCCGTCCAACCTGGTCGACTCCGAGCACTACTTCGACACCCACGAGGAGGCTACGGCGGCCTCGTTGCTCGCCGGCGTGGACAGCTTCACCGACCACGGCACCGACGGCTCGAAGATCGTCGCCCGGGTCCGGGGCGCCCTGGAGCAGGGCCTGCTCACCGAGGCGGACGTCGACACGGCGGTCCGCCGCCAGCTCTCGGTCCGCTTCCGGCTCGGCGAGTTCGACCCGCACGACGACCCGCACGCGGGGACCGGCGAGTTCGACACCCCGGCGCACCGCGCGCTCGCCGGCAAGGCCGCCGAGCAGGCGGTGGTGCTGCTGCGCAACGACGGCGTGCTGCCGCTGGCCGCCGACACCCGGATCGCGGTGGTCGGACTGCTCGCTGACGAGTGCAAGGTCGACTGGTACAGCGGCACGCCGATCCACCGCTCCACCCCGCTGGAGGGGCTGTACGAGCGGTTCGGCGCCGAGCGGGTCGAGTTCGCCGAGGGCGTGGACCGGGTCCTGCTGAAGACCTCGGCCGGAGCGTTCCTGAAGGTCCCCGCCACGCCCGAGGCCTGCGACGAGGTGCGCGGCGCCGAGGGCGCCCTCGACCCTGCGCTGCTGGCCGGCCGCACCGACCTGCCGCCGCTGACCGCGGACGCCGAGGGCACGGAGCTGGCGCTGGTGGACTGGGGCGAGGGCGTGCTGACGCTGCGCGCCCCCGACGGCCGCTACCTCTCGGTCGCCGAGGACGGCCTGCTGCGCGCCTCCGCGGACCAGCCCGGCGGCTGGATCGTGCAGGAGACGTTCCGCCTGGAACCCCACGGAAACGGTCACCTCCTGCTGCACCTGGGCACGGGTCGTCACGTGTGTGTCGCCGCCGACGATGTGCGGGTTGCCGGACCGGACGCGGAGACCGGGGGGAGCCCCGAGGTCTTCGAGCTCATCGTCGTCGAATCAGGCGAGAGCGCAGTGACCCGGATCACCGCCGGGGCCGACGTGGTCGTGGTGGTGGCCGGCAACGACCCGCACATCAACGGCCGGGAGACCGAGGACCGCACCACGCTGCGCCTGCCGGCCCACCAGGAGCGGCTGCTTGCGGCCGCCCGGGCGGCGCAGGCGCGCACGGTGCTGGTGCTGGTGTCGGCGTACCCGTACGCGTTCGAGCCCGGCCCGCTGTCCGCGGCGCTGTGGACAGCGCACGGCGGCCAGGCCGCGGGGGCCGCCCTGGCGCGCGTCCTGGCCGGCGACGTCTCCCCGGCCGGCCGCCTGCCGCAGACCTGGTACGCCGACGACGCGGACCTGCCCGACCTGCTGGACTACGACGTGATCGGCGCCCGGCAGACCTACCTCTACTTCGAGGGCGCCGCGCTGTTCCCGTTCGGGCACGGCCTGTCGTACGCCTCGTTCGCGTACACCGATCTCGCGGTGCGGGTGAGGGACGGGAGGGCGCACGTCGCCTGCACGCTGACCAACACCGGCGACATGACGGCCGACGAGGTCGTCCAACTGTACGCCCGCGCCGTGGACCCGTCGGTCGTCCGCCCGCGCCGTGAGCTGCTCGACTGCCGCCGGATCACCCTGGTCCCCGGGGCGAGCACGGACGTCGCCTTCGACGTGCCGCTGTCCGCCTTCGCGTTCTGGGACGTGGCGCGGGGCGGGCCGCGTCTGGAGCCGGGCCCGTACGAACTGCTGGTCGGCGCGTCCAGCGAGGACGTCCGCCTGCGCGCGACCGCCGTACTCGACGGCGAGCCGACGGCGCCGCGCGCGGTGCGCGCGGACGGACTCGCGGCGGCCGACTTCGACGAGCAGGGCGGCACCGAGATCGTCGACCGCACGAAGGAGTCGGGCGACGCGGTGACGCCGGTCGACGGAGGGGCGGGCGAACTGCTCTACCGCGCCTGCGACTTCGGCGCGGGCGCGGACACACCGGGGGTGACGGCGGTGACGGTGACGGCGTCCGGCCGGGGCACGGTGGAGCTGTCCCTGGACGGCGGCCCGGTGCTGGCCACGGTGGCCCTCGGCACTCCCACGCCGGGCCCGTACGCCTATGTCACCGTGGACGCGCCCTTCGTCGCGGACGGCGTCCGCGACCTGCGCCTCGGACTGCGCGGCCCACTGCGGCTCGCGCACGTCGGCTTCTCCGGTTGA